The following are encoded together in the Nocardioides sp. Arc9.136 genome:
- a CDS encoding FtsX-like permease family protein, with protein sequence MWRLARSAVAAHPGSLVGTLLALVAAAALLSAGGVLVESGLRTGPSVDGGPDGATLVALASSYLGTALVVVVLVVAATVVLAMRPRQRDLAVLRAVGATHGQVRRVVTAELLLLAAVAGPVGSVAGLVAARWTTPLLVDASLVPAGFTPTVSPWPALSAVLVLGAVAVVAGRLAARDTLRLPPTAALRSTLVEPREVGRVRRTAALGTAVLGLVAAGSPLVVPGTVGGATAATSAMLLVGAAALAGPLLVQRVLASAGTGARRSPVTRLALAATRGSARRLTAVVVPLATVVAVGTVQTSTGEAVHDAAVQQLTAGISADLVVTAPDGLDDAGLAAVSGAPGVTGTTPVATVPARVRTDDEDVPGLESLSWESAALRVLAEGTDPAAYDPDVVDGSLAALDEPGTVAVSTDARLLSGAGTGETVAVRVAGGGTAELRVAAVYDRGLGFGDYTVGTATTAALGVETSADTVLVDTDDAAATTAALDGAAIDATTTVAYVASATSADAAEQRLSTVLLLALLAFVLLGAGNALVMSTVGRRDELRLLGRIGATRPQLVRMAFVESLLVAVAAVAIGTLAVVPAVLGTSFGLLGAAVPALDVTAYGVLLGLVLVVSVAGTVPTVAARVARP encoded by the coding sequence ATGTGGCGCCTCGCCCGCTCGGCCGTCGCCGCGCACCCCGGATCCCTTGTCGGCACCCTCCTCGCCCTGGTCGCCGCGGCGGCCCTGCTCTCGGCCGGCGGCGTCCTCGTCGAGTCCGGCCTCCGCACCGGGCCGTCGGTCGACGGCGGCCCCGACGGCGCCACCCTGGTCGCGCTCGCCAGCTCCTACCTGGGCACCGCGCTGGTCGTCGTCGTCCTGGTCGTCGCCGCCACCGTCGTGCTCGCCATGCGGCCCCGGCAGCGCGACCTCGCCGTCCTGCGCGCCGTCGGCGCCACGCACGGGCAGGTACGCCGCGTGGTGACCGCCGAGCTGCTGCTGCTCGCAGCCGTCGCCGGCCCGGTCGGCTCCGTGGCCGGCCTCGTGGCCGCCCGGTGGACCACCCCGTTGCTGGTCGACGCCTCCCTCGTCCCGGCCGGCTTCACCCCGACCGTCTCGCCCTGGCCGGCACTCTCGGCCGTGCTCGTCCTCGGGGCGGTCGCCGTCGTCGCCGGGCGGCTCGCCGCCCGCGACACCCTGCGGCTGCCGCCGACCGCCGCGCTGCGCTCGACGCTGGTCGAGCCGCGCGAGGTCGGCCGGGTGCGCCGCACCGCCGCCCTCGGGACCGCCGTCCTCGGGCTGGTCGCGGCGGGCTCGCCGCTCGTGGTCCCGGGCACCGTCGGCGGCGCCACCGCCGCCACCTCGGCCATGCTGCTGGTCGGCGCCGCCGCCCTGGCCGGCCCGCTGCTCGTGCAGCGCGTCCTCGCCTCCGCCGGGACCGGTGCCCGCCGCTCCCCCGTCACCCGGCTGGCCCTCGCCGCGACCCGCGGCTCGGCCCGCCGGCTCACCGCGGTCGTCGTGCCGCTCGCGACCGTCGTCGCGGTGGGCACCGTGCAGACCAGCACCGGCGAGGCCGTCCACGACGCCGCCGTCCAGCAGCTCACCGCAGGCATCTCCGCCGACCTGGTGGTCACCGCACCGGACGGGCTCGACGACGCCGGCCTCGCAGCCGTGTCCGGCGCACCGGGCGTCACCGGCACCACCCCGGTCGCCACGGTCCCCGCCCGGGTCCGCACCGACGACGAGGACGTCCCCGGCCTGGAGAGCCTGTCGTGGGAGTCCGCCGCGCTGCGCGTCCTCGCCGAGGGCACCGACCCGGCGGCGTACGACCCCGACGTCGTCGACGGCTCCCTCGCCGCCCTGGACGAGCCCGGCACGGTCGCCGTCAGCACCGACGCCCGCCTGCTCTCCGGCGCCGGGACGGGCGAGACCGTCGCCGTCCGCGTCGCCGGCGGAGGGACGGCCGAGCTGCGGGTCGCGGCGGTCTACGACCGGGGCCTCGGCTTCGGCGACTACACGGTGGGCACCGCGACCACCGCCGCCCTCGGCGTCGAGACCAGCGCCGACACCGTGCTCGTCGACACCGACGACGCCGCCGCGACGACCGCCGCGCTGGACGGCGCCGCCATCGATGCGACCACGACCGTGGCGTACGTCGCGTCGGCCACCAGCGCCGACGCCGCCGAGCAGCGGCTCTCCACCGTGCTGCTGCTCGCCCTGCTGGCCTTCGTGCTCCTCGGCGCCGGCAACGCGCTGGTGATGTCGACCGTCGGCCGGCGCGACGAGCTGCGGCTGCTGGGCCGGATCGGCGCCACCCGGCCCCAGCTGGTGCGGATGGCGTTCGTCGAGTCCCTGCTCGTCGCCGTCGCCGCCGTCGCGATCGGGACCCTCGCCGTCGTCCCCGCCGTGCTCGGCACGTCCTTCGGGCTGCTCGGCGCCGCGGTGCCGGCGCTCGACGTCACGGCGTACGGCGTGCTGCTCGGCCTGGTGCTGGTGGTGAGCGTCGCCGGCACCGTCCCGACGGTCGCCGCCCGCGTCGCCCGCCCCTGA
- a CDS encoding ABC transporter ATP-binding protein yields the protein MQTPTPTLSTTRTATAVLLDDVRHTYAGPEPVHALRGLSLALPAGSFTAVVGASGSGKSTFLHCAAGLETPTSGRVLVGDHDLGGLSPDALTRLRRRYVGFVFQAYNLVGHLSVADNIALPLLLAGASTDPAWQAELVAALGLGGLEQRRPVELSGGQAQRVAIARALVTRPTVVFADEPTGALDSATGKQVLAALRSTADRFGQTVVVVTHDPHVAATADSVLVLADGRLRDRIDHPTADLVAAAALRTTAGA from the coding sequence ATGCAGACCCCCACTCCCACGCTCAGCACGACCCGCACCGCGACCGCCGTCCTCCTCGACGACGTCCGCCACACCTACGCCGGCCCCGAGCCGGTGCACGCGCTGCGGGGGCTCTCGCTGGCGCTGCCGGCCGGCTCGTTCACCGCGGTCGTCGGCGCGTCCGGATCGGGCAAGTCGACCTTCCTGCACTGCGCCGCCGGCCTCGAGACCCCGACCAGCGGACGCGTCCTGGTCGGCGACCACGACCTGGGCGGCCTGTCGCCGGACGCGCTGACGCGGTTGCGCCGCCGCTACGTCGGCTTCGTCTTCCAGGCCTACAACCTGGTGGGCCACCTCTCGGTCGCCGACAACATCGCGCTGCCCCTGCTGCTGGCCGGGGCGTCGACCGACCCGGCCTGGCAGGCCGAGCTGGTCGCCGCGCTCGGCCTCGGCGGCCTCGAGCAGCGCCGCCCGGTGGAGCTCTCCGGCGGCCAGGCGCAGCGCGTCGCCATCGCCCGGGCGCTGGTCACCCGCCCCACCGTCGTGTTCGCCGACGAGCCGACCGGCGCCCTCGACTCCGCGACGGGCAAGCAGGTGCTCGCCGCGCTGCGCTCCACCGCCGACCGGTTCGGCCAGACCGTCGTCGTGGTCACCCACGACCCCCACGTCGCGGCCACCGCCGACAGCGTGCTGGTGCTGGCCGACGGCCGGCTCCGCGACCGGATCGACCACCCGACGGCCGACCTGGTCGCCGCCGCCGCCCTGCGCACGACGGCGGGTGCCTGA
- a CDS encoding calcium-binding protein, giving the protein MTTFPTRLGTAALTAVLLATSPLGLVPRADAAVLEGTPGRDRLPGTAQDDVIRLYGGNDGSRGLAGDDRIVGGDGRDGLYGGDGDDRVMGGPGRDNLFGGAGYDVIVGGAGADQVWADPDGVDDLVLTGGGDDHALVYGGDRMRAGAGDDVIRPTSVNPKRMEIWCGPGRDEVLLPNGGDVGEPDPTRPIVHDCEVVKIDPFH; this is encoded by the coding sequence ATGACCACGTTCCCGACCCGCCTCGGCACCGCAGCGCTCACCGCGGTGCTGCTCGCCACCTCACCCCTCGGCCTCGTCCCGCGGGCCGACGCCGCCGTCCTGGAGGGCACGCCGGGTCGCGACCGGCTGCCGGGAACGGCGCAGGACGACGTGATCCGCCTGTACGGCGGGAACGACGGCTCGCGCGGGCTCGCCGGTGACGACCGGATCGTCGGCGGCGACGGACGCGACGGCCTGTACGGCGGCGACGGGGACGACCGGGTGATGGGCGGCCCGGGGCGCGACAACCTGTTCGGCGGCGCGGGGTACGACGTCATCGTCGGCGGTGCCGGCGCCGACCAGGTGTGGGCCGATCCCGACGGCGTGGACGACCTGGTGCTCACCGGGGGTGGCGACGACCACGCGCTGGTCTACGGCGGCGACCGGATGCGGGCGGGCGCCGGCGACGACGTCATCCGCCCGACGTCGGTCAACCCGAAGCGGATGGAGATCTGGTGCGGTCCCGGTCGTGACGAGGTGCTGCTGCCCAACGGCGGCGACGTCGGCGAGCCCGACCCCACCCGGCCGATCGTCCACGACTGCGAGGTCGTGAAGATCGACCCGTTCCACTGA
- a CDS encoding HNH endonuclease signature motif containing protein codes for MALPATLEHPLDTPADVLAAARAIQRAANAAEAELLQAAVQWCVMHPAESISTASAWSTLKGFGDKAVGLAGDGAPLVSEFAVIEFAAGIGKSEDAGRAYLAEALELRYRLPRTWAKVTNLALPAWKARSIARRTLHLPKAGAGFVDTHVAPVAATIGPAALDRLLDEALVRFDPAEAERVRYERTEARHFTIQTRQVSYDGHVDIWGTLDLADALDLEDAITKGAARLAQLGSKEAEGARRAMAAGDMARRQLQLQFDTDPTPLVVHVHQKADGELDRVTRVEATRGFVLTTQLAEWCTRAARDGAPITVKPVIDLNERIHVEAYEVPDRLSVQTRLRDHHCVFPWCTRPAHTTSKVDDDHVIPHSRGGPTATENIAPLCRRHHRAKTHTVWHQHTPRPGTYLWRSPTGLTYRVDHHGTHETTDPPDQ; via the coding sequence ATGGCCCTCCCCGCGACGCTCGAGCACCCGCTGGACACCCCAGCCGACGTGCTCGCCGCTGCACGTGCGATCCAGCGCGCGGCGAACGCCGCCGAGGCAGAGCTGCTCCAGGCGGCGGTGCAGTGGTGCGTGATGCACCCCGCCGAATCAATCAGCACCGCCTCGGCGTGGTCGACGCTGAAGGGGTTCGGCGACAAAGCCGTCGGCCTCGCCGGGGACGGCGCACCGTTGGTGAGCGAGTTCGCCGTCATCGAGTTCGCCGCCGGGATCGGGAAGTCCGAGGACGCCGGCCGCGCCTACCTCGCCGAGGCCCTCGAGCTGCGCTACCGCCTCCCCCGGACCTGGGCGAAGGTCACCAACCTCGCCCTCCCGGCGTGGAAAGCGCGGTCCATCGCCCGGCGCACCCTGCACCTGCCCAAAGCCGGTGCGGGGTTCGTGGACACCCACGTCGCCCCCGTCGCCGCCACCATCGGCCCCGCCGCGCTCGACCGGCTCCTCGACGAAGCACTGGTCCGGTTCGACCCCGCCGAAGCCGAACGGGTCCGGTACGAACGCACCGAAGCACGCCACTTCACCATCCAGACCCGACAGGTCTCCTACGACGGCCACGTCGACATCTGGGGCACCCTCGACCTCGCCGACGCCCTCGACCTCGAGGACGCGATCACCAAGGGCGCCGCCCGCCTCGCCCAGCTCGGCTCGAAAGAGGCTGAGGGCGCGCGGCGGGCGATGGCCGCCGGCGACATGGCCCGCCGCCAGCTCCAGCTGCAGTTCGACACCGACCCCACACCCCTGGTCGTCCACGTCCACCAGAAGGCAGATGGTGAACTCGACCGCGTCACCCGGGTCGAAGCCACCAGGGGGTTCGTGCTCACCACCCAGCTCGCCGAGTGGTGCACCCGCGCCGCCCGCGACGGCGCACCCATCACCGTCAAGCCCGTGATCGACCTGAACGAACGGATCCACGTCGAGGCCTACGAGGTCCCCGACCGCCTCTCCGTCCAGACCCGGCTGCGCGACCACCACTGCGTCTTCCCCTGGTGCACCCGCCCCGCCCACACCACCAGCAAGGTCGACGACGACCACGTCATCCCCCACAGCAGGGGCGGACCCACCGCGACCGAGAACATCGCCCCCCTGTGCAGGCGCCACCACCGCGCCAAGACCCACACCGTCTGGCACCAACACACACCCCGACCAGGGACCTACCTGTGGCGCAGCCCCACAGGGCTCACCTACCGCGTCGACCACCACGGCACCCACGAGACCACCGACCCGCCCGACCAGTAG
- a CDS encoding response regulator transcription factor codes for MGGPVVRVVVADDQALVRAGLVTLLGAEPDIEVVGTAVDGREAVEVARRLRPDVVCMDIRMPVMDGIAATRALAGPGVEDPVPVLVLTTFEIDDYLFGALEAGAAGFQLKDAEPEVLVRAVRSVAAGNGTLDDSLTKRVVGEVLERRRSQPVTVARGTDLLTARELDIVLLLAQGMSNDEIAQQLVLEVSTVKSHLARILPKLGVRSRLQAAVWAYQNKVVDVPD; via the coding sequence GTGGGTGGTCCTGTGGTCCGGGTGGTCGTCGCCGACGACCAGGCGCTGGTGCGAGCCGGCCTCGTGACCCTGCTCGGCGCCGAGCCGGACATCGAGGTCGTCGGCACCGCCGTCGACGGCCGCGAGGCGGTCGAGGTCGCCCGCCGGCTGCGCCCGGACGTGGTCTGCATGGACATCCGGATGCCGGTCATGGACGGCATCGCCGCGACCCGCGCCCTGGCCGGGCCCGGCGTCGAGGACCCGGTTCCGGTGCTGGTGCTGACGACGTTCGAGATCGACGACTACCTGTTCGGGGCGCTCGAGGCGGGTGCGGCCGGCTTCCAGCTCAAGGACGCCGAGCCCGAGGTGCTCGTCCGCGCCGTCCGCTCCGTCGCCGCCGGCAACGGCACGCTCGACGACTCGCTCACCAAGCGCGTGGTCGGCGAGGTGCTCGAGCGCCGTCGCAGCCAGCCCGTCACGGTCGCCCGGGGGACCGACCTGCTCACCGCACGCGAGCTCGACATCGTGCTGTTGCTCGCGCAGGGCATGTCGAACGACGAGATCGCCCAGCAGCTCGTCCTCGAGGTCTCCACCGTCAAGTCCCACCTCGCACGGATCCTCCCCAAGCTCGGCGTCCGCTCCCGCCTCCAGGCCGCCGTCTGGGCCTACCAGAACAAGGTCGTCGACGTCCCCGACTGA
- a CDS encoding sensor histidine kinase: MGTSPHGPSPRTRRAALLAVGCAVVSVGTLLATTALEAEDAAALPATGGTAWWVTVVALLAQAGALARARLRPRTVLVATGVAAPLAALAGARDATSLTTLAVVLAVYVAVTTRPLRTLVPALAVTAVLVAAGGALAGRDSGLAVGSAIGLAVVQTVGTLALVLVVASWVAAVRESRRAREDERRAVAREQSALVRAAVDRERTAMARELHDIAAHHLSGIAVMASALERQVLTDPDGAQEAARQVRQQSRSVLRDLRSLVGLLREGDPASDARPETLAGVRALVADVAATGREVALAVLGDEQAAAREVGPLAQLAAYRAVQEALANAARHAPGAACSVTVDARDDRVVEVVVRNGPADGAAAGSAGSPGAAGGFGLVGMRERAALTGADLDVGPTDDGGWQVRLRLPREGEVA; this comes from the coding sequence GTGGGTACGTCGCCGCACGGACCGAGCCCTCGCACCCGCCGCGCCGCGCTGCTCGCCGTCGGCTGCGCGGTCGTCTCGGTCGGCACCCTCCTGGCGACGACCGCGCTCGAGGCCGAGGACGCCGCCGCCCTGCCCGCGACCGGCGGTACGGCGTGGTGGGTCACGGTCGTGGCCCTCCTGGCGCAGGCGGGGGCGCTCGCCCGGGCCCGGCTCCGGCCGCGGACGGTGCTGGTCGCGACCGGCGTCGCCGCCCCGCTCGCCGCCCTGGCCGGGGCGCGTGACGCCACCAGCCTGACCACCCTGGCGGTCGTGCTCGCCGTGTACGTCGCGGTGACCACCCGCCCCCTGCGCACGCTCGTCCCGGCTCTCGCCGTGACCGCGGTGCTCGTCGCCGCCGGCGGGGCGCTCGCCGGTCGCGACTCCGGCCTGGCCGTCGGGAGCGCGATCGGGCTGGCGGTCGTCCAGACCGTCGGGACGCTCGCCCTCGTGCTCGTCGTGGCGAGCTGGGTGGCCGCCGTCCGCGAGAGCCGGCGGGCCCGCGAGGACGAGCGGCGCGCGGTCGCCCGCGAGCAGAGCGCGCTGGTCCGGGCGGCCGTCGACCGGGAGCGGACCGCCATGGCGCGCGAGCTGCACGACATCGCCGCCCACCACCTCTCCGGGATCGCCGTCATGGCCTCCGCCCTCGAGCGCCAGGTCCTGACCGACCCCGACGGCGCCCAGGAGGCCGCGCGCCAGGTGCGCCAGCAGAGCAGGTCGGTCCTGCGCGACCTGCGCAGCCTGGTCGGCCTGCTGCGCGAGGGCGACCCCGCCTCCGACGCGCGCCCGGAGACGCTGGCCGGCGTCCGGGCCCTGGTGGCCGACGTCGCCGCCACCGGCCGCGAGGTCGCCCTGGCGGTGCTGGGCGACGAGCAGGCCGCGGCCCGCGAGGTCGGCCCGCTGGCCCAGCTCGCGGCGTACCGCGCCGTCCAGGAGGCTCTCGCCAACGCCGCCCGGCACGCCCCCGGGGCGGCCTGCTCGGTGACCGTCGACGCGCGCGACGACCGCGTCGTCGAGGTGGTCGTCCGCAACGGACCGGCCGACGGCGCGGCGGCGGGGTCCGCCGGGTCGCCGGGAGCCGCCGGGGGCTTCGGTCTCGTGGGGATGCGGGAGCGCGCCGCGCTCACCGGCGCCGACCTCGACGTCGGCCCCACCGATGATGGCGGGTGGCAGGTGCGGTTGCGGCTGCCGCGGGAGGGGGAGGTCGCGTGA
- a CDS encoding potassium-transporting ATPase subunit F — MSLESGLLVAAVVAIAAYLLAALILPERF; from the coding sequence ATGAGTCTTGAGAGCGGCCTTCTCGTCGCAGCAGTCGTCGCCATCGCGGCCTACCTGCTCGCGGCCCTGATCCTCCCGGAGCGTTTCTAG
- the kdpA gene encoding potassium-transporting ATPase subunit KdpA: MSDTVAGLLQVAALVLLLALVHVPLGDYMARVFTSSKHLRAERALYRLTGVDPQADQTAKSYAVSVVGFSLVSLVVLMGILLGQAYLPFDRDLPGMGFWMSFNTAASFVANTNWQSYGGESTLGFAAQMAGLAVQNFLSAAVGIAVAVALVRGFTRVRSGRIGNFWVDLTRGTLRILLPMAFLAAVLLMAGGVVQSFSDSTMDTLAGHSQVLTGGPVASQEAIKELGTNGGGFYNANSAHPFENPNGYTNLLEIFLMLVIPISLTRTLGTMLGNRRQGLAVLGTMVFLMAVSLTVLTAAEAGGRGQSAQAAGAAMEGKETRFGEWASALFGMVSTGTSTGAVNASHDSFTPTGGGSVMVNMMLGEITPGGVGSGIYGILVMAVVAVFIAGLMVGRTPELFGKKIGSRQMTYVALYTLTTPALVLVGTGVAISLGSTPNAMGNPGGHGFSEVLYAYTSGANNNGSAFGGITVTSDFFQITIGLAMLLGRLVPIVLVLLLAGSLAEQATVPTTAGTLPTHKPLFAALLVAVILVLTGLTYFPALSLGPIAEALA, translated from the coding sequence GTGTCCGACACCGTCGCGGGGCTGCTGCAGGTAGCGGCCCTCGTCCTCCTGCTGGCACTGGTGCACGTGCCCCTCGGCGACTACATGGCCCGGGTCTTCACCAGCAGCAAGCACCTGCGCGCCGAGCGCGCGCTCTACCGCCTGACCGGGGTCGACCCCCAGGCCGACCAGACGGCCAAGTCCTACGCCGTGAGCGTGGTCGGGTTCTCCCTCGTCAGCCTCGTGGTGCTGATGGGGATCCTCCTCGGCCAGGCGTACCTGCCCTTCGACCGGGACCTGCCCGGCATGGGCTTCTGGATGTCCTTCAACACCGCCGCGTCGTTCGTGGCCAACACCAACTGGCAGTCCTACGGCGGTGAGTCGACCCTCGGCTTCGCCGCCCAGATGGCCGGCCTGGCGGTGCAGAACTTCCTCTCCGCAGCGGTCGGCATCGCGGTCGCCGTCGCGCTGGTCCGGGGCTTCACCCGGGTGCGCAGCGGCCGGATCGGGAACTTCTGGGTCGACCTCACCCGCGGCACGCTGCGGATCCTGCTGCCGATGGCGTTCCTCGCGGCCGTCCTGCTGATGGCCGGCGGCGTCGTGCAGAGCTTCTCGGACTCGACGATGGACACCCTCGCCGGGCACAGCCAGGTGCTGACCGGTGGCCCGGTGGCCAGCCAGGAGGCCATCAAGGAGCTCGGCACCAACGGCGGCGGCTTCTACAACGCCAACTCCGCGCACCCCTTCGAGAACCCCAACGGCTACACGAACCTGCTCGAGATCTTCCTGATGCTGGTGATCCCGATCAGCCTCACCCGGACCCTCGGCACGATGCTCGGCAACCGCCGGCAGGGCCTCGCGGTCCTCGGCACGATGGTGTTCCTGATGGCGGTCTCCCTGACCGTCCTCACCGCGGCCGAGGCCGGCGGCCGCGGCCAGTCCGCCCAGGCGGCAGGTGCGGCGATGGAGGGCAAGGAGACCCGGTTCGGCGAGTGGGCCTCGGCCCTCTTCGGCATGGTCTCCACCGGTACGTCGACCGGCGCGGTGAACGCCTCGCACGACTCCTTCACCCCGACCGGCGGCGGCTCGGTCATGGTCAACATGATGCTCGGCGAGATCACGCCCGGCGGCGTGGGATCCGGCATCTACGGCATCCTCGTGATGGCCGTCGTGGCGGTCTTCATCGCCGGGCTGATGGTCGGCCGCACGCCGGAGCTGTTCGGCAAGAAGATCGGCTCGCGGCAGATGACGTACGTCGCCCTCTACACCCTCACCACCCCCGCCCTCGTGCTCGTCGGCACCGGCGTCGCGATCTCGCTCGGCTCGACCCCCAACGCGATGGGCAACCCCGGCGGCCACGGCTTCAGCGAGGTGCTCTACGCCTACACCTCCGGCGCCAACAACAACGGCAGCGCCTTCGGCGGCATCACCGTCACCTCGGACTTCTTCCAGATCACCATCGGGCTGGCGATGCTGCTCGGCCGGCTGGTCCCGATCGTCCTGGTGCTGCTGCTCGCCGGCTCGCTCGCCGAGCAGGCCACGGTGCCCACGACCGCCGGCACCCTGCCCACCCACAAGCCGCTGTTCGCGGCGCTCCTCGTGGCCGTGATCCTCGTGCTCACCGGCCTCACCTACTTCCCCGCCCTGTCCCTCGGACCCATCGCAGAGGCCCTCGCATGA
- the kdpB gene encoding potassium-transporting ATPase subunit KdpB translates to MTVTPAPAQQNRRPAPRLTLRLLAGQALEQLPEALRKLDPRHLWRSPVMFLVWLGSVATTVAAVADPSVFAVSLAVWLWLTVVFGNLAEAVAEGRGKAQAASLRAARSDTQARRLDPAGGAETQVPSTQLRVGDLVVVEAGEVVPGDGEIVEGIASVDESAITGESAPVIREAGGDRSAVTGGTTVLSDRIVVRITAAAGETFLDKMIALVEGTSRRRTPNEIALSILLVSLTLVFLAAVATLAPMAEYAGAPQDLVVLVALLVCLIPTTIGALLSAIGIAGMDRLVRVNVLAMSGRAVEAAGDVSTLLLDKTGTITYGNRRASRFLPAPGVSDGELRDTARLSSIADQTPEGRSIVELALQQGADDGDLPSGATFVEFTAQTRMSGVDLADGTEVRKGAATAVATWLGGTPEPAVTDAVEEISRAGGTPLVIACKPGGAAGGPGRVLGVVHLKDVVKDGMTERFAELRSMGIRTVMITGDNALTARAIADEAGVDDFLAEATPEDKMAYIRKEQAGGRLVAMTGDGTNDAPALAAADVGVAMNSGTAAAKEAGNMVDLDSDPTKLIDIVAIGKQLLITRGALTTFSIANDVAKYFAIIPAMFVVAYPSLDALNIMGLATPQSAILSAVVFNALVIVALIPLALRGVRFRAASATAILRRNMLVFGVGGVVVPFVGIKLIDLVVSTIPGIG, encoded by the coding sequence ATGACCGTCACCCCAGCGCCGGCGCAGCAGAACCGCCGTCCGGCTCCCCGCCTCACCCTGCGCCTGCTCGCGGGCCAGGCGCTCGAGCAGCTCCCGGAGGCGCTGCGCAAGCTCGACCCGCGGCACCTGTGGCGCTCGCCGGTCATGTTCCTCGTGTGGCTCGGGTCGGTGGCGACCACCGTCGCCGCCGTCGCCGACCCCAGCGTGTTCGCCGTCAGCCTCGCGGTCTGGCTCTGGCTGACCGTCGTCTTCGGCAACCTCGCCGAGGCCGTCGCCGAGGGGCGCGGCAAGGCGCAGGCCGCCTCGCTGCGGGCCGCCCGGAGCGACACCCAGGCGCGCCGGCTCGACCCCGCGGGCGGTGCGGAGACGCAGGTCCCCAGCACCCAGCTGCGCGTCGGCGACCTGGTGGTCGTCGAGGCCGGCGAGGTCGTGCCCGGTGACGGCGAGATCGTCGAGGGCATCGCCTCGGTCGATGAGTCGGCGATCACCGGCGAGTCCGCCCCGGTCATCCGCGAGGCCGGCGGCGACCGCAGCGCGGTCACCGGCGGCACCACGGTGCTCTCGGACCGGATCGTCGTCCGGATCACCGCCGCCGCGGGCGAGACGTTCCTCGACAAGATGATCGCCCTGGTCGAGGGGACCTCCCGGCGCCGTACCCCCAACGAGATCGCGCTGTCGATCCTCCTGGTGAGCCTGACGCTGGTCTTCCTCGCCGCGGTGGCGACGCTCGCGCCGATGGCGGAGTACGCCGGCGCGCCGCAGGACCTGGTGGTGCTGGTCGCCCTGCTGGTCTGCCTGATCCCCACCACCATCGGCGCGCTGCTCTCCGCGATCGGCATCGCCGGCATGGACCGGCTGGTGCGGGTCAACGTGCTGGCCATGTCGGGCCGGGCCGTCGAGGCCGCGGGCGACGTCAGCACGCTGCTGCTCGACAAGACCGGCACGATCACCTACGGCAACCGGCGTGCCAGCCGGTTCCTCCCGGCGCCGGGGGTCAGCGACGGCGAGCTGCGCGACACCGCCCGCCTGTCCAGCATCGCCGACCAGACGCCCGAGGGGCGCTCGATCGTGGAGTTGGCCCTCCAGCAGGGCGCCGACGACGGCGACCTTCCCTCCGGGGCGACGTTCGTCGAGTTCACCGCCCAGACCCGGATGTCGGGCGTCGACCTGGCCGACGGCACGGAGGTCCGCAAGGGCGCCGCGACCGCCGTCGCGACCTGGCTCGGCGGCACGCCGGAGCCGGCCGTGACCGACGCCGTGGAGGAGATCTCGCGCGCCGGCGGCACGCCGCTGGTCATCGCCTGCAAGCCGGGCGGCGCCGCGGGCGGCCCGGGCCGGGTGCTCGGCGTCGTGCACCTCAAGGACGTCGTCAAGGACGGCATGACCGAGCGGTTCGCCGAGCTCCGCTCGATGGGCATCCGCACGGTGATGATCACCGGCGACAACGCCCTGACCGCCCGTGCCATCGCCGACGAAGCGGGTGTCGACGACTTCCTCGCCGAGGCCACGCCCGAGGACAAGATGGCCTACATCCGCAAGGAGCAGGCCGGTGGCCGGCTGGTCGCGATGACCGGCGACGGCACCAACGACGCCCCGGCGCTGGCCGCCGCGGACGTCGGCGTCGCGATGAACAGCGGGACGGCGGCGGCCAAGGAGGCCGGCAACATGGTCGACCTCGACTCCGACCCGACCAAGCTCATCGACATCGTCGCGATCGGCAAGCAGCTGCTCATCACCCGCGGCGCGCTGACGACGTTCTCCATCGCCAACGACGTGGCGAAGTACTTCGCGATCATCCCGGCGATGTTCGTGGTGGCCTACCCCTCGCTCGACGCGCTCAACATCATGGGGCTGGCCACGCCGCAGTCGGCGATCCTCTCGGCGGTCGTCTTCAACGCGCTGGTCATCGTCGCGCTCATCCCGCTCGCCCTGCGCGGCGTGCGGTTCCGCGCCGCGTCGGCCACCGCGATCCTGCGCCGCAACATGCTCGTCTTCGGTGTCGGCGGCGTCGTCGTGCCGTTCGTCGGCATCAAGCTCATCGACCTCGTCGTCTCCACCATCCCAGGGATCGGCTGA